From the Streptomyces nigrescens genome, one window contains:
- a CDS encoding sensor histidine kinase, with translation MRTRLLPLLIVLMAGVLLALGIPLGVITAGVEQQRVVVDRIDDAARFASLAQFVTARPDADARNKTPEEDERRATLRTELARYYGLYGIRAGVFYRDRTPMAAAPAGLPVPQDGEAARAFSEALAGRRSHDPHQVWPWDDTGRIPVASPVIRDGDVVAVVMTDSPTDQMRAHVLRGWLLIAAGECAAMLVAVAAAFRLTGWVLRPVRVLDAASHDIATGRMNARVAATAGPPELRRLARSFNEMADNVEDVLEQQRAFVADASHQLRNPLSALLLRIELLALELPDGNAEIASVRTEGKRLARVLDDLLDLALAEHTAADLQLTDVAALAAERVDSWRPLADDKGVGLTYEGQSAVTGWADPVALSSALDAVIDNALKFTPEGRPVTVGVAPDGELVHVTVADRGPGLTDDELSRVGDRFWRSGRHQNVSGSGLGLSITRALLTAGGATIAYAPHPPHGLKVTVTVPRTEP, from the coding sequence GTGCGCACCCGACTCCTCCCGCTTCTCATCGTCCTCATGGCCGGTGTCCTGCTCGCGCTCGGCATCCCGCTCGGCGTCATCACCGCCGGGGTGGAGCAGCAGCGGGTGGTCGTCGACCGGATCGACGACGCCGCCCGCTTCGCCTCCCTCGCCCAGTTCGTCACCGCCCGTCCCGACGCGGACGCCCGGAACAAAACCCCGGAGGAGGACGAGCGGCGCGCCACCCTCCGTACCGAGCTCGCGCGCTACTACGGCCTCTACGGCATACGTGCCGGTGTCTTCTACCGCGATCGCACCCCCATGGCCGCCGCACCCGCCGGTCTGCCGGTACCCCAGGACGGTGAGGCCGCACGGGCCTTCAGCGAGGCACTGGCCGGCCGCCGCAGCCATGACCCGCACCAGGTCTGGCCCTGGGACGACACCGGCCGCATCCCGGTCGCCTCACCGGTGATCCGCGACGGCGATGTGGTCGCCGTCGTCATGACCGACTCGCCCACGGACCAGATGCGCGCGCACGTCCTGCGCGGCTGGCTGCTGATCGCGGCCGGCGAGTGCGCGGCCATGCTCGTCGCCGTCGCCGCGGCCTTCCGCCTCACGGGCTGGGTGCTGCGGCCCGTACGGGTCCTGGACGCGGCCAGCCACGACATCGCCACCGGCCGGATGAACGCCCGGGTCGCCGCCACCGCGGGCCCGCCCGAACTGCGCCGGCTGGCCCGCTCCTTCAACGAGATGGCCGACAACGTCGAGGACGTCCTGGAGCAGCAGCGCGCCTTCGTCGCCGACGCGTCCCACCAGCTGCGCAACCCGCTGTCCGCACTGCTGCTGCGGATCGAGCTGCTGGCCCTCGAACTCCCCGACGGCAACGCGGAGATCGCCTCGGTCCGCACCGAGGGCAAACGGCTGGCCCGGGTCCTGGACGATCTGCTCGATCTGGCCCTCGCCGAACACACCGCCGCCGACCTCCAGCTCACCGATGTCGCTGCGCTGGCCGCCGAACGCGTCGACTCCTGGCGCCCGTTGGCCGACGACAAGGGCGTCGGCCTCACCTACGAGGGGCAGAGCGCCGTCACCGGCTGGGCCGACCCGGTGGCCCTCTCCAGCGCCCTGGACGCCGTGATCGACAACGCCCTGAAGTTCACGCCGGAGGGCCGTCCGGTCACCGTCGGCGTCGCACCGGACGGCGAGCTCGTTCACGTCACCGTCGCCGACCGCGGCCCCGGCCTCACCGACGACGAGCTCTCCCGGGTCGGTGACCGTTTCTGGCGCAGCGGCCGGCACCAGAACGTCTCCGGCTCGGGACTCGGCCTGTCGATCACCCGTGCCCTGCTCACCGCGGGCGGCGCCACCATCGCCTATGCCCCGCACCCGCCGCACGGCCTGAAGGTCACCGTCACCGTGCCGCGCACCGAGCCGTGA
- a CDS encoding cold-shock protein, with protein MASGTVKWFNSEKGFGFIEQDGGGPDVFAHYSNIAAQGFRELLEGQKVTFDVTQGPKGPQAENIVAA; from the coding sequence ATGGCTTCCGGCACCGTCAAGTGGTTCAACTCGGAAAAGGGCTTCGGCTTCATCGAGCAGGACGGCGGCGGCCCCGATGTCTTCGCCCACTACTCGAACATCGCCGCGCAGGGCTTCCGTGAGCTCCTCGAGGGCCAGAAGGTCACCTTCGACGTGACCCAGGGCCCCAAGGGCCCGCAGGCGGAGAACATCGTCGCCGCCTGA